The nucleotide sequence CCCTGTCGTTATAGGAGAACCAAACATTTTTAAATTCAATATCTCCTTTAATCTTCTCCATAGGAATTCCTGAATCCAAGTCTTCAGTGTTACCTTCCTGATCCAACAGTTCAAATATTCTATCGGAAGAGACTAGAGCTGACTGAATTGTGGTATAATTATCTGCCAAATCCGAAATTGGATTGTAAAATTGCTGAATGTAGGTTACAAAGGCGTATAAAACTCCAATCTCCAAGGTTTGATTGCTGATCCTACCCATACCGTACCAAAGAAGAACTGCCACTGATAGATTTTTAAAGATTTCGGAGGCTGGTCTTAGAAAACTATTAAGCCATACTTGGTATTTTGCATTTTCTAAGTAGGCGTTATTTAATTTCTGAAATCCCTTTAACTTTTCCTTCTCCGCTCTAAAAATCTGAACTAATCTCATTCCGGATATATTTTCTGCCATATAGCCATTTATTTGTCCTATATATGTTTTCATTATCTTAAAATTACTCTCTATTTTGTTATTAAGCTTGAAAACCATCAAAGCCATAAAAGGTAATACACAAAAGGATACTAGAGCAAGCTTTACATTTAAGGCCAGCATGGCATAGACTATACCAATTAGCAGAAATATATCTTTAAAAAGATTTATAATTACATCTGTGTACATTTCACTTAAGGCTTCTATGTCATTAGTTGCCCTGGTTATCAATCTACCAGAGGAAGTCTTATCAAGGTATGAAAGCGGCATCAATTGTATAAGTCTGAACACTCTCCTCCTTAGGCCACTCATAATTTCTTGTGCAGCTTTATTAATCAAATTTACTTGAGTAATAGAAAGTAATCCACTGATACTTACAACAAGAAAATATATAATTCCCATGGATGTTATAGAATATAGGCCCTTGGAGGGAAGGCCCTTTATTAGAAAATCGTCGATTACAAGCTTTAGTATATATGGTTTCACCAAGGTAGCTCCGTTTACTAAAATTACACATAGGGCCGATAAGGCAATAAGTTTCCAAAATGGCAAAGCTAGTTGTAAAAGTCTGATAAGGTTTTTAACTCTCGGACGCTTCGAAGATGAATTTGTTATTTTGGTCTTTTGACTGTTCTTCATAAATTTCATAGTATAGCCCCCTCTCCTCCAACAATTGTTGGTGTGTCCCACATTCACAGATTCTCCCCTTATCCATAACGACAATTAAATCCGCATTTTTAACAGAGGAAATCTTATGTGCTATAATAATAGCAGTTTTATCTTTTCTCACTTTGGCAAAGTTACTTAGAATTTGTGCCTCTGTTATGGTGTCAACAGCTGATAGGGAATCATCTAAAATCAGTATCGGTGGGTTCTTTATAAAGGCTCTAGCCATAGAAACTCTTTGCTTTTGACCACCGGATAGGTTCACTCCTCGTTCGCCTAACATTGTATCAAAGCCGTTGCTAAAGCCCATGATACTATCATAGATGCAGCTGGCCTTAGCTGCAGCTTCGATGTCCTTGTCACTGAAGATGTCTTTAAAAAATGTTATATTATCTTTTATTGAGGCTGAAAACAAAAAATTATCTTGAGGTACATAACCAAAGCCTTCTCTTAAAGTTTCCAAAGAATAATCATTAATATCTATACCATCAATTACAATTTTTCCGGAGTCAACATTATAAAGCTTTAACAGTAGATTGGCCAAAGTACTCTTTCCAGAGCCCGTGCGTCCAATAATTCCTAAAGTACTTCCTTTTTTAATATTTAAATTTATATTTTCCAAAGCTTTAACTTCCGTGGCGGGATAGGAAAATTCTAAATTTTTTATATAAATTTCACCTTTTATGGGAGTATTGACAGATGCCTGTCCGTCTTTAACGGCAGGTTCTGCATTAAATATCTCTTGTAATCTTTTATAGGAGGCAGCACCTCTTTGGAATATATTTATCACTCTCCCTATGGAGTTTATAGGACCCATAATCATTGTTAAATAGGTATTAAAAGCTATGAAATCGCCCACTGAAATTGTTCCATTTTGCACCATATTTCCACCGATAATTAAATTAAGGGCAAAACTTATACTAAAACATATTTCTATCATGGGGGATAGCAGAGAAGATGCCTTAACCATACTAAGATTGGCATCCATCATTTCCTTATTCAGCCTTTCGAAATTTTCTACTTCATAATCTTCTTGTACATAGGCCTTTATAACACGGATCCCATATATATTTTCCTGAACCCTGTCAGATATGGCTCCAAAGCCTTCTTGAACTCTTTTGAAGCGCCTTCGGATTTCAGCTCCTATTTTTATCATAAAGACAACAATTACCGGTATGGGCAGTAAAGAAATAAGAGTAAGTTTCCAATTAACTGCTTGGATCATGGAATATATAGAAGTACTGCACAATACGGTACCGTTGATAGACATGGCCATAGCGGGACCAAAACTCATTCTTATGGCACCAATGTCATTAATGGCATAGGCGATTAAATCTCCGGTTTTTCTATTGTTATAAAATTCCGGTGACAACAATTGCAAGTGCTTAAATAATTCTTCCCTTAATAAGCATTCCAGATTACGGTTATTTCTCATTACTAAGTTTCTCCAAATATAAGTACATCCAAAGCTAAGAGCGGCAACCAGCATAATATATAAAATATTTCTTTTTACATCTTCCAAGTTAAAATTGCTGGTTTTTAAAATATCTATGGTAGAACCCAAAAGCTTAGGAAATATTGAAGCAATATAAGAAGCTGAAAACATAAAACAAAGCCCCAAGGCATAAGATAGTTTATTTTGAATTATAAAATCAATAATTATATTTTTTTTCTTCATATCAAGTCTCCTCATGAATTTTTGTCAAATATGCGAAACTTTCTTCATCTATAACGATGCCACTGAATCACGCTCAACTATTGTCCCATTAATTGTAATATTCTCGTAGGGCTTATAGGGATGGTTGATTCTCTTTATTAGCAGTTCCACTGCAGCCTCACAGGAATATTCAATATGGAAGTCCAAAGTAGTCAGGGCCGGGATAGATATGGCAGACATTTCCGAGTTTCCGCTGCCAATTACGGATATATCCTTGGGAACACTTATTCCTCTTTCGTAAAGAAATTTTATAAGTTTAAT is from Clostridium thermarum and encodes:
- a CDS encoding ABC transporter ATP-binding protein: MKFMKNSQKTKITNSSSKRPRVKNLIRLLQLALPFWKLIALSALCVILVNGATLVKPYILKLVIDDFLIKGLPSKGLYSITSMGIIYFLVVSISGLLSITQVNLINKAAQEIMSGLRRRVFRLIQLMPLSYLDKTSSGRLITRATNDIEALSEMYTDVIINLFKDIFLLIGIVYAMLALNVKLALVSFCVLPFMALMVFKLNNKIESNFKIMKTYIGQINGYMAENISGMRLVQIFRAEKEKLKGFQKLNNAYLENAKYQVWLNSFLRPASEIFKNLSVAVLLWYGMGRISNQTLEIGVLYAFVTYIQQFYNPISDLADNYTTIQSALVSSDRIFELLDQEGNTEDLDSGIPMEKIKGDIEFKNVWFSYNDRDWILKNVCFKIKMGETAAFVGETGAGKTTIINLISGFYKVQKGEILIDGINVDDIRPKDLRRNVAVVLQDVFLFSGTIEKNITLNDNIDGSIVQKAVEMSCANEFIDSMDDGLKSKVMERGSTFSAGQKQLLSFARALAHNPSILILDEATSNVDTHTEKLIQKTIENVSRERTTLVIAHRLSTIRNADKIIVLKHGEIIEMGNHAELYKKGGYYYRLCTNQRARYSPMDDEIHVLTGEA
- a CDS encoding ABC transporter ATP-binding protein; the protein is MKKKNIIIDFIIQNKLSYALGLCFMFSASYIASIFPKLLGSTIDILKTSNFNLEDVKRNILYIMLVAALSFGCTYIWRNLVMRNNRNLECLLREELFKHLQLLSPEFYNNRKTGDLIAYAINDIGAIRMSFGPAMAMSINGTVLCSTSIYSMIQAVNWKLTLISLLPIPVIVVFMIKIGAEIRRRFKRVQEGFGAISDRVQENIYGIRVIKAYVQEDYEVENFERLNKEMMDANLSMVKASSLLSPMIEICFSISFALNLIIGGNMVQNGTISVGDFIAFNTYLTMIMGPINSIGRVINIFQRGAASYKRLQEIFNAEPAVKDGQASVNTPIKGEIYIKNLEFSYPATEVKALENINLNIKKGSTLGIIGRTGSGKSTLANLLLKLYNVDSGKIVIDGIDINDYSLETLREGFGYVPQDNFLFSASIKDNITFFKDIFSDKDIEAAAKASCIYDSIMGFSNGFDTMLGERGVNLSGGQKQRVSMARAFIKNPPILILDDSLSAVDTITEAQILSNFAKVRKDKTAIIIAHKISSVKNADLIVVMDKGRICECGTHQQLLEERGLYYEIYEEQSKDQNNKFIFEASES